DNA sequence from the Tachysurus fulvidraco isolate hzauxx_2018 chromosome 1, HZAU_PFXX_2.0, whole genome shotgun sequence genome:
CAAAATGTTACCTTGATGGGTCGTCATTTGTACTGAAACCTCCCTTCAGTCCCACAATGTTCATGTTATTCTCCAACAGGCCATAACTCAGagtaacctacacacacacacacacacacacacacacacacacacaatcacacggCATAGGTAATTGTTTCAGTTGATTGActgatgtgtgtgagtctgagtgattcagtgtcagtgtctgaTTGGCTGCTGTGGTCTGACCTGAGTGAGGATCTGTGCAGGTGTGAGGAGCAGGAGGTTCTCCAGGTGAGAGTGGAACAGCTGGCTGTGGATCATGGACACGCCCAGTCGCTTCTCAACGATGAAACCAATCACACAGTCATCGGGAAGTCTGATTACAGCTGAGGTGTGTAATAACCTGGAACCactgcatgcatacacacacacacacacacacacacacaaacactcacagcttcttctttctgtcaatgtaatataaaaaatcTACACTAAAGACATGTTATTTAATCACACCTCGCCCACGGAGCCATCTTCTCTGCCAACTTCCTGTTGAGACAGAACCCAGCTCCTCCTGTAGCGAACCAGAACTGCACATCTCGCtgaaaccacaaacacacactgagctcttACTATTTAATAATCAGAACTAATTATTCAGtataatcagatttttttttgtgttatatatGTGACTTGAAaaatgtgcgtatgtgtgtctttAAGATATCACTCACAGTCTTGTTGCTAGGCAGCAGCTCCTGGGCTTTGATTGGTTGATCCAGACTGGGTTTACCCACATACACATCTCTGTCCAATGAGAActcagagaggagagagagcagtgCACCTGGATTCAGGTAGTTATCATCATCGACATGACACAGCCacctgcatcacacacacacacacacacacacacacacacacacacacacacacacacacacacacacacacaggttcgaTCCTTGAAAACACCATCCACTAACAATGTCTCTAACAGTGTAAAACCTTGAGGTCTAATATTATTTGGGATGAAAGCTCTGATTATCAGTAAGAACATGGAGTAAGAATTAGGTCAGGTGTTTGAGGGACAGCAGAAACATCCTGCATCAGTGTTAGCTAAACAGCAACAGCGCTAATGCTAATCAGAGCTAACTCGCTAACCCATAGCTCCTTCAGTGAACTGgagtaacacactcactgtttatCAGAGGCCATGAAGTGATCGTACTCAGCAGCCATCTTACAGGAGAGAgcctcatgtgtgtgttcaggagaaCAGCTGGTGACAATGATGTTGaaccctttacacacacacacacacacacacacacacacacacacacacaaacacacacataaatacatgaatacacacacacaaacacatacatacatacacacacacacacacacacacacacacacacacacacacacacacacacagctattgGAAACTTCCAAAAGGTTGACTTTTACTTTGTATGGTGTTCCTGTTTTTTGTGCATTACCTCTAAAGCTGATCTCCTTGTCTGTAATATCTGTGAAGATATACGtctgagacagagagtgagagagagagagagagagagagagagagagagagagagacagagagagagacagaaagagagagagagagagagagagagagagagagagacagagagagagacagagagagaggcagagagcgagagagagacagagagagagagagagacagagagagagagagagagagagacagtgagcgagagagagagagagagagagagagagagagagagagagaaagagagagagaggcagagagagagagagagacagagagagagacagagagagagagagagaggcagagagcgagagagagacagagagacagagagagagagacagtgagcgagagagagagagagagaggcagagagcgagagagagacagagagagagagagagagagagagacagtgagcgagagagacagagagacagagagagagcgagagagagagagcgagagagagagagagagacagagaacgatacagagagagagagagaggcagagagcgagagagagagagagagagagagagagagagagagagagagagagagagagagagagacagtgagcgagagagagagagacagagagagagcgagagagagagagagagagagagagagagagagagacagagaacgagagagagagagagagacagagagagagacagagagagatcgagagagagagagacagagagagacagagagagagagacagagagacagagagagagagagagagacagagagagagagagagagagagacagagagagatgtgagacaGTTATTATCCTGCAGTAATCTCACAGAGCTCTTTGAAGTGCatcatgcacacatatacacacacacacacacacacaaacacatacacacacaaatttcaagcatttttttatacattttaatataaatcagTATCAGTTTATTAGAAGAAACTGAAGTGTTTCTGGTTATgcttctgcatgtgtgtgtgtgtgtgtgtgtgtgtgtgtgtgtgtgtgtgtgtgtgtgtgtgtgtgtgtgtgtgtgtgtgtgtgtgtgtgtgtgtgtgtcagtcacattGTTCCACTTCCTGTAGCTGTAACTTCCTCTCTGATGGGTTTCctctgctttcacacacacacattcacttacacTTCTACCCTCATGCAGATatacaacagcacacacacacatcatgaacacaaacctacacataaCTCACTAACACAAATCATTCCTCCTCTAATActgtctgtccctctttctgtctgactcttttcctgtctgtctctcttcctgtctgtctctctgtcttaccTAACGGAAGTGGCTGAGAGAAAGTGAATACTATGTACACTAATATACTCATAATATACTGTTTTACATTTGTTAGTCTTTACAAGTGTTGGCAACCCGATCCACCATGTGTTAATGGAAAAGAACAAATCTGattttctgagtgtgtgtgtgtgtgtgtgtgtgtgtgtgtgtgtgtgtgtgtgtgtgtgtgtgtgtgtgtgtgtgtgtgagagagagagagagagagagtgtgtgtgtgtgtgagagagagagagagtgcgtgtgtgacagagagagagagagagagagagagagagagtgtgtgtgtgtgtgtgtgtgagagagagagagagagagagagagagtgtgtgacagagagagagagagagagagagagagagagagagtgtgtgacagagagagagagagagatagagagagagagagagagagtgtgagagagagagagagagagagagagagagagagagagagagagatagagagagaaagagatagagtgtgttgttgtgtgttagatagagatagagagaagatagagatatatatagatagatatagtatgagagaggatagattgtgttgtgtgtgtttttttttgttttttttggtttttgtttgtttttgttttttttgtgtgtgtgtgtgtgtgtgtaaactctgaTCTTGAGACAGCTCACGTGCTCTTTGGTGATGGAGATCCAGGTATCCAGCAGAAGCGCCAGCCGGTTCCGGTGGTTGTGTCTCGTGCTCTTTACCGCGATGAAGACGTCCTCCAGCTGGACCCTCCGCTGTCCTCGCGCACTGGTCACGGTAATGATTGGGGAGGAGGGACATAATGAAGGTGGCTTGTTCACGCACGCGCTCACATGTCCGTTCTGCAGGCGCGAGTGCAGAAAGGCGAAGATGATGAGGAGCGCGAGCGCAGCCACCAGAACCGCGCGGCTCGGTCTCCATCTCACGTGCATAtctaaataaaagtatttatatCATAATTGTTTCCACGATTACAAAAGGTCATCTTaattaaaaccttaaaaaagtaaaacacgCGGTGGCGCGTAAAACGTACCGTTAACTCCACAGACCAAAGCGCACTTCCTGTGCTGTCAGTCATCACTTCCCTTTAATCATCAGCAGGTTCATCATGTAGCTGTGCTGGAGTCTGGTGACAACATGTAACTGTGCTGGTGACAACATGTAACTGTGCTGGTGACATGTAACTGTGCTGGAGTCTGATGTCTGTCTGCacatcagcagcagcaacacTGTAAAATCCTCAAAGCAGTTTTTCTTCTTCCACATAGTTTTACATGTCTAATAGAAAGATCTGGTGTCatgaacaaaacattaaaaagggaagtgaaatgaagtgaaattaAACATCATATGATTCCTTAAAATCCCCTCCAACAATAAttcaaaaaataaactgttgtgTCAAAATAAACGTtttcaaaaacttttaaaaataattatctaGAAGATGAAGTAAATGTGGTTAATTCACTTTTACCTGTTCGCCACTGGAGGGCGCTCCTAGTATGAGTTTTAGAAATGTGAGCTTCAATACAGAAATGAGGAATTGGATGATTTTTTTGTAGATCAGTTTCTCTCAGGTACGGTTTggtcttaaacacacactgatacacacacaggcacacactgtcgcacacactgacacacaaacacacacacacgcacaccatgcacacactgtcgcacacactgacacacacacacagacacacagacacacacacacgcacaccatgcacacacacagacacacactgacacacacacagacacacacatacacagagacacactcacacaaactcacacacactgacacacacacacacacactgacacacacatgcacacacactgacacacacagacacacacactgcagaaggTTCCAGATGTTGAATGTATTGCTATAGaaagtgttgtttttcaccTTCACAGCATTTTCATTCAGAAAGTGAGGAAACAGATGGAGAAACAAGCTTAATAAAAAGAGGAAGAACACcacactctaaaaaataaaacgctggctcaacttaaaaaaacttaaggtaacaatttgcatgcatctttttaagtagcttcaactcagtcattattaagtagatatcatgtaccttttatagttagactaacccaatttgtttagtacaaccaacatgatttgacttaacctctaagagcttaattaagttgaaacaacttaattttaatttcaaagttttggtgatattaagtggtcaaattacataatttaagctattctaacttctttattttgatttcattCTACTTAGATATgtccatgcaaattgttaccttaattttttttgagtacaagtaacttatttcacttcagtcaggagaaataacacagcaattccagttttatgatgaaactggtttattataaaaccaatgtCAACTTATGTACAAGAAGAGTGCTTTGACAAAACAATGCTTTGGcaaaaagataattatccaggactaaagtatttttttcaagtaaagaatcaagtatttttctggtaggtacatatcagaataaaataaaataaaataacaataaatcacagggaacgtggaaaatgaattcctacaacagacacaattgccagcttattgggtccacctagctgaaacaaagttttcttcctttttttttaatttttttgcaaagtattaaattttaccttcatcacataaactacagccgccataaagtctcaaacaaatacaacactgtaaccttcatgtaaaacattgtcaaaattacagcttctgtatgcgtatgcacaacaaaacttttacatgtaacatttcaggaatgcaacagtttattgtttaaagacattaccttcggcctagctttcagaccatccagctcaagaattattttctgaaacacctcaaaagtattttttagttcCTTTGGGTAGCTGAGGTTGAGAGCATATACCAGCCCTAGCAGGGCACAGGCTCTGGATACATCCAGGTCTTGCAGGACTTCCGTTCCCTCAATAATAATACTGGCGTTGGCTGGGTCAAAATTTGTGGCACCTCATCATCCTAAGTAGATCAAaatcaatgtcagtgttttaagtcaAGGAAAGGAACAGGACATTAGACACAGGAGTTAAATCTTAGGAGTTAAAACTTACTACAcatgaaaaattgcaaacttaaagaaatgtgtcagctgcctaaccatcaaacataatgctgcagattgtatatgaaagaaaaataaaaactcaaatgttgtaatggcaaatttacaaaaagctcaAGGTTTACAAGGTTACAAGATGGATCAACTGTGAAAACGTCACAGCAGATAAAGATGGAgtgcacacacattgtcatgttAGGTATTGTGCTTAAATTAACTTGCTTATTAGTTAACTTGTTAcaggtttatgtatgtatgtatgtatgtatgtatgtatgtatgtatacatactgtatatgtgtgtgtgtgtgtgtgtgtgtgtgtgtacgtatgtatgtatgtatgcaggtatgtatatgcatgtatgcatatgtgtgtgtatgtatgcatgtatgtatgtatgcaggtatgtatatgcatgtatgcatatatgtgtgtgtgtgtgtgtgtgtgtgtgtgtgtgtgtgtgtgtgtgtgtgtgtgtaagtcttaatcaacccagtgtaaactttaaattcggacgacactaaacatgttcgatatcaattaacatcatttagctgccactgtaaaacaaaacataatgccTATTTTGAACAtactagctagctaaacgtCTATTAACTTTAGAATCGATGAATTAGCTTGGCTCAAActgtcttttcagtttagtgtgtgacaaCAACGACTTACTTAAGTAACGTTTGccgcattcattttgtttcatatttaggtttatatgtattttgtccaccgtggagaaaagctgattttgaggaaaacgcggttgtagccgcctcactacattactacgagagaaaagaggtgtagcgtttagctcaggagtcaTTGACTCGGGAAACGTGAATCTGCggacaactttacttaagtcaacgattttttgtgcatacagttggtagctgctgagattaaaacaaagcaaaaatattaacttacctatatagcctcgattctcctgtttctccgGCTCCTAGT
Encoded proteins:
- the mfng gene encoding beta-1,3-N-acetylglucosaminyltransferase manic fringe, which translates into the protein MHVRWRPSRAVLVAALALLIIFAFLHSRLQNGHVSACVNKPPSLCPSSPIITVTSARGQRRVQLEDVFIAVKSTRHNHRNRLALLLDTWISITKEHTYIFTDITDKEISFRGFNIIVTSCSPEHTHEALSCKMAAEYDHFMASDKQWLCHVDDDNYLNPGALLSLLSEFSLDRDVYVGKPSLDQPIKAQELLPSNKTRDVQFWFATGGAGFCLNRKLAEKMAPWASGSRLLHTSAVIRLPDDCVIGFIVEKRLGVSMIHSQLFHSHLENLLLLTPAQILTQVTLSYGLLENNMNIVGLKGGFSTNDDPSRFKTLHCFLYPLTSWCPPA